A window of Psychroflexus sp. ALD_RP9 contains these coding sequences:
- the bshA gene encoding N-acetyl-alpha-D-glucosaminyl L-malate synthase BshA, with product MKIAIVCYPTFGGSGVVATELGIALSKRGHEIHFVTYKQPVRLEYLSHQIKYHEVIVPEYPLFHYQPYELALSSKLVTVVKQHQIDLLHVHYAIPHAYAGFMAQQMLKDEGINLPMITTLHGTDITLVGSHSFYKPAVNFSINQSNLVTSVSQSLKENTLDIFDINKDISVIPNFIDFEKVKFDVGNCQRHLMANDDEKIITHVSNLRPVKRISDVIKVFAKIRQQLKAKLIIVGDGPERENASVLAHKLNVRQHIIFLGKSNEVEKILCFSDLFLLPSKKESFGLAALEAMAYSVPVISTNTGGIPEVNKHGVSGFLSNLGDIDDMAKNAIHILSNEARLENFKVNAKKTALQFDVKAIVPKYEALYKEMIQ from the coding sequence ATGAAGATAGCCATTGTTTGTTACCCAACTTTTGGTGGAAGTGGAGTAGTAGCGACAGAATTAGGTATTGCCCTTTCTAAACGCGGACATGAAATACATTTTGTAACTTATAAACAGCCTGTTAGGTTAGAATATTTATCGCACCAAATTAAGTACCATGAGGTAATTGTTCCTGAATATCCCTTATTTCACTATCAACCTTATGAGTTGGCATTATCAAGTAAGTTGGTTACAGTTGTTAAACAGCACCAAATTGATTTACTTCATGTACATTATGCAATTCCACATGCTTATGCCGGGTTTATGGCTCAGCAGATGCTAAAGGACGAAGGTATTAATTTACCAATGATTACAACATTGCATGGTACAGACATTACTTTGGTTGGTAGCCATTCATTTTACAAACCAGCGGTTAACTTTAGTATTAATCAAAGTAATTTAGTAACCTCTGTTTCTCAAAGCTTAAAAGAGAATACGCTTGATATTTTTGATATTAATAAAGATATAAGTGTTATTCCTAATTTTATCGACTTTGAAAAAGTTAAGTTTGACGTGGGTAACTGTCAAAGGCATTTAATGGCTAATGATGACGAAAAAATAATCACACATGTTAGTAATTTACGTCCTGTGAAAAGAATTAGTGATGTGATTAAGGTGTTTGCTAAAATTAGACAACAGTTAAAAGCCAAATTAATTATTGTTGGTGATGGCCCTGAACGTGAAAATGCATCAGTTTTAGCTCATAAATTAAATGTGAGGCAACATATTATTTTTTTAGGAAAGAGTAATGAAGTTGAAAAAATACTGTGTTTTTCAGATTTATTTTTGTTACCATCCAAAAAAGAGAGTTTTGGTCTTGCTGCTTTAGAAGCGATGGCTTATAGCGTTCCTGTTATTTCTACAAATACAGGTGGAATACCAGAAGTTAATAAGCATGGCGTTTCTGGATTTTTATCTAATTTAGGAGATATCGATGATATGGCTAAAAATGCAATACATATTTTATCTAATGAAGCAAGACTAGAAAATTTTAAGGTCAATGCTAAAAAAACAGCGCTTCAATTTGATGTCAAGGCTATTGTACCAAAATATGAAGCGCTATATAAAGAAATGATTCAATAA
- a CDS encoding glycoside hydrolase family 3 N-terminal domain-containing protein → MQRNQVLLLAVLAVNFFYAQQVKPLIAENHSAQRKWVDSIYNTLSLEQKIGQLFMVDVFSSASSAEINILKNKIKNFHIGGVIFSKGTAKQQIQLTNEFQQIAEVPLLIGMDAEWGLSMRLDETFSFPYNMTLGAITNNNTVFEVGQQIAQHSKRLGVHVNFAPVVDINTNPKNPIIGNRSFGEDRNQVTQKALALIKGFQSEGVLANAKHFPGHGDTDQDSHKTLPSLEFDVNRLDSIELYPYKKLFKQGLSSVMVAHLNVPKLTEQDGLPTSLSSKVVDSLLINRLQFSGLIFTDALNMKGASEFGEKGIVELKAFLAGNDVLLIPNNLEAAIKQIKKAYNNGTISKSRLTHSVKKILYAKYKVGLNNYHPISLNNLASDLNTDNNKATRFKAFKEAVTLVKNDVNSVPISEINHSKIAYIKFGDAKNNKFIETLSNYAEINSFSKENPNLLEELKFADQVIISHHKSDENPWKSYSLTTSEIKLLDAISREHKVFFVNFTSPYALLDLNSFLPIEVILQAYQNADDAQQVAAEIIFGATKAQGRLPVSITKAFPVGTGYQNSTTGRMKYDYPENLGFNTAKLSEVDSLLTEVVEQKMSPGVQVIIAKNGSIFYDKSLGFHTYENKIPVKPTDVYDLASLTKILSTLPLFMRLVEEGKVSIHDKLSNLLPELDTTNKTNISVKRMLSHYAGLQAWIPFYVSTLDSLDYYYREEPSKKYSVPVTENLYLRKDYQDSIYAQIASSELLEKIEYKYSDLPFYFLKQFIERSYKDSIHTIIQNDFYKTMHIKNMFFYPKRHKNLSEIIPTEDDQIWRKELVHGNVHDQGAAMLGGVGGHAGLFGNARSVAQFMQMYLNEGTFGGRTYFNPSTIQAFNTCYYCDKDVRRGLGFDKPQLDDVGPTCGCVSMTSFGHSGFTGTYTWADPSTGILYVFLSNRIHPDASNRKLIEEDIRTKIQQVIYDALEE, encoded by the coding sequence ATGCAAAGAAATCAAGTTTTATTATTGGCTGTTTTAGCAGTCAATTTTTTTTACGCTCAACAAGTAAAACCTCTCATAGCTGAAAATCATTCAGCTCAAAGGAAATGGGTTGATAGTATTTATAACACTCTAAGTTTAGAGCAAAAAATAGGTCAATTATTTATGGTTGATGTGTTTTCTAGTGCATCATCAGCTGAAATAAATATTTTAAAAAATAAAATCAAAAACTTTCATATTGGTGGCGTAATATTCTCTAAAGGTACTGCCAAACAACAAATTCAACTTACAAATGAATTTCAACAAATTGCTGAAGTTCCATTATTAATAGGTATGGATGCTGAATGGGGTTTGTCAATGCGTTTAGATGAAACTTTCTCTTTCCCTTATAATATGACACTAGGCGCAATAACCAATAATAATACGGTTTTTGAGGTAGGTCAACAAATTGCTCAGCACAGCAAGCGGTTAGGTGTTCATGTAAATTTTGCACCTGTTGTAGATATTAATACTAATCCTAAAAATCCAATTATAGGAAACCGCTCTTTTGGTGAAGATCGTAATCAGGTTACCCAAAAAGCACTGGCTTTAATTAAAGGCTTTCAATCTGAAGGTGTTTTAGCAAATGCCAAACATTTTCCAGGTCATGGTGATACTGATCAAGACTCACATAAAACCCTGCCAAGTCTAGAATTTGATGTAAATCGATTAGATTCTATCGAATTATATCCTTACAAAAAGCTTTTTAAACAAGGGCTAAGCAGCGTAATGGTTGCCCACTTAAATGTTCCAAAATTAACCGAGCAAGATGGTTTGCCAACCTCATTATCATCTAAAGTAGTCGATTCACTGTTGATAAATCGACTTCAGTTTTCAGGTTTAATTTTTACTGATGCCTTAAATATGAAAGGTGCAAGTGAGTTTGGAGAAAAAGGAATTGTTGAGTTAAAGGCCTTTTTAGCAGGAAATGATGTCTTACTTATACCCAACAACTTAGAAGCTGCTATTAAGCAAATAAAAAAAGCCTACAACAACGGAACAATTTCTAAATCAAGATTAACTCACTCAGTCAAAAAAATACTCTATGCTAAGTATAAGGTTGGTTTAAATAACTATCACCCTATATCACTTAACAATTTGGCATCTGATCTAAATACAGATAATAATAAAGCAACTCGTTTTAAAGCATTCAAAGAAGCAGTAACTTTAGTTAAGAATGATGTAAATAGTGTGCCAATATCTGAAATTAATCATTCTAAGATTGCTTATATAAAGTTTGGAGACGCAAAGAATAACAAGTTTATAGAAACACTTTCAAATTACGCCGAAATCAATTCATTTTCAAAAGAAAATCCTAATCTTTTAGAAGAGTTGAAGTTTGCAGATCAGGTTATCATAAGTCATCATAAATCTGATGAAAATCCTTGGAAATCTTATAGTTTAACAACATCTGAAATTAAATTACTAGATGCTATATCGAGAGAGCATAAGGTGTTTTTTGTAAATTTTACAAGTCCATATGCTTTGCTCGACCTTAACTCGTTCTTACCAATTGAAGTAATATTACAAGCCTACCAAAATGCTGACGATGCTCAGCAGGTAGCCGCTGAAATTATTTTTGGGGCCACTAAAGCACAAGGCCGTTTACCTGTTTCTATTACTAAGGCTTTTCCTGTTGGAACAGGTTATCAAAATTCTACAACAGGAAGAATGAAATACGATTATCCTGAAAACTTAGGCTTTAATACAGCTAAACTCTCAGAGGTTGATAGCTTGTTAACTGAAGTTGTTGAGCAGAAAATGTCTCCTGGTGTTCAAGTTATTATAGCAAAAAATGGAAGTATTTTTTACGATAAATCTTTAGGATTTCATACTTATGAAAACAAGATTCCGGTAAAACCTACAGATGTTTATGATTTAGCATCATTAACTAAAATTTTGTCAACATTGCCGTTGTTTATGCGTTTAGTTGAAGAAGGGAAAGTCAGTATTCATGATAAACTATCAAATCTATTACCTGAATTAGATACCACAAACAAGACCAATATTTCAGTTAAACGTATGCTATCACATTACGCTGGTTTACAGGCTTGGATTCCTTTTTATGTTTCAACTTTAGATAGTTTAGATTATTATTATCGTGAAGAACCTTCAAAAAAATACAGCGTTCCAGTTACTGAAAATTTATATTTACGAAAAGATTATCAGGACTCAATTTATGCTCAAATAGCTTCATCTGAACTTTTAGAAAAAATTGAATATAAATACTCAGATCTTCCTTTTTACTTTTTAAAACAGTTTATTGAGCGATCTTACAAAGATTCCATTCATACTATCATTCAAAATGATTTTTATAAAACAATGCATATTAAAAATATGTTTTTTTACCCTAAACGGCATAAAAATCTATCTGAAATTATACCAACCGAGGATGATCAGATTTGGCGTAAAGAATTAGTTCATGGTAATGTTCATGACCAAGGCGCCGCGATGCTTGGAGGAGTTGGTGGTCATGCCGGCTTGTTTGGGAATGCTAGAAGTGTTGCTCAGTTTATGCAAATGTATCTGAATGAAGGAACTTTTGGAGGTAGAACCTATTTTAATCCTTCAACTATTCAGGCATTTAATACTTGTTATTATTGTGATAAAGATGTTAGGCGAGGTTTAGGCTTTGATAAGCCGCAACTAGATGATGTTGGCCCAACATGTGGTTGCGTTTCTATGACTAGTTTTGGTCATTCAGGATTTACAGGAACTTATACATGGGCAGACCCTTCAACTGGAATTTTATATGTCTTTTTATCAAACCGTATTCATCCGGATGCTTCAAACCGAAAACTCATTGAAGAAGATATTCGCACCAAAATTCAGCAGGTTATTTATGATGCACTTGAGGAATAA
- a CDS encoding mechanosensitive ion channel family protein, translating into MKEADILDQTQSVWSSFYEKIFVWINEFIDSLPNLILAIIVFILFIIISKYAGKLFNKILARSSTQASIRVISVKVLKAVIGLIGFFIALGILNLNTVLTSVLGAAGVVGLAVGLALQGTLNNTFSGVIISFLPKIQINDWIETNDFAGKVIDINLRSVVLQTADNNHVMIPNSKIVDSAFKNFSSDPRGRVTVSCGVGYESDLDEVQQITTDAIEAIFKQKFNEEIEFFYTGFGNSSIDYIVRFWTKVENQKDIYIAQHQAILAIKRAYNKHDINIPFPIRTLDFGKNKFRSEVLDIRNHTDEN; encoded by the coding sequence ATGAAAGAAGCCGATATATTAGACCAAACACAAAGTGTTTGGTCTTCTTTTTACGAAAAAATTTTTGTTTGGATAAATGAATTTATAGATAGTTTACCCAACTTAATTTTAGCAATAATAGTATTTATCCTTTTTATTATTATCTCTAAATATGCAGGAAAACTATTTAATAAAATTCTAGCACGAAGCTCTACACAAGCCTCTATTAGAGTAATTTCGGTAAAAGTTTTAAAAGCCGTTATTGGCCTGATAGGCTTTTTTATTGCTTTAGGAATTTTAAATTTAAATACTGTTTTAACTTCAGTCCTCGGAGCAGCTGGTGTTGTAGGTTTAGCAGTAGGTTTGGCCTTGCAAGGTACATTAAATAATACCTTTTCAGGTGTAATTATTAGTTTCTTACCAAAAATTCAAATTAACGACTGGATTGAAACGAATGATTTTGCAGGCAAGGTGATTGATATCAATTTAAGAAGTGTTGTTTTGCAAACTGCAGATAATAATCACGTCATGATTCCGAACTCTAAGATTGTAGATTCGGCTTTTAAAAACTTCAGTAGCGACCCACGTGGTCGTGTTACAGTTTCATGCGGTGTTGGCTATGAAAGTGATTTAGATGAAGTTCAACAAATAACAACCGATGCTATCGAAGCTATTTTTAAACAAAAATTCAATGAAGAAATTGAATTTTTTTACACTGGTTTTGGAAATAGCTCAATTGATTATATCGTCAGGTTTTGGACAAAAGTTGAAAATCAAAAAGATATTTATATTGCTCAGCATCAGGCTATTTTAGCGATCAAAAGAGCCTACAATAAACATGATATCAACATTCCATTCCCTATTAGAACACTAGATTTTGGTAAAAACAAATTCAGGTCTGAAGTTTTAGATATTCGAAATCATACAGATGAAAATTAA